aatcataataattttgagttgttgaatgttgttgtaaattgTCGAATTGCATTTGATTTGCATCAATACCataatgatcaatcgatgaGTTTTGAGTTTGTTGTTCGTTGTATGGAAAATCTGAAAATGATGGCACCACAACATTATCATAGTGAGTTTGATTCTGAAATTCGtaattcatatcatcaaaaacattgttattatgatcaatttCGAAAGAATTTGTTGCAATACTCGATGTtggattattttgtttatcgtaaatttgatttaaataatCCGTTTGTTCGATTGTTGGATATACGTTGTTGTTCTCGTTGATGTTGCTGTGGTGGTAGAGATCGtcaatgttattattagtggctgcaaattgataataatcattttcatcatcctgGTTCTCATCggaatgatgattcaaattgaataattttttaaaaggACCTAATCCCATTTCAGGTTT
This is a stretch of genomic DNA from Dermatophagoides farinae isolate YC_2012a chromosome 6, ASM2471394v1, whole genome shotgun sequence. It encodes these proteins:
- the LOC124493259 gene encoding uncharacterized protein LOC124493259 gives rise to the protein MTSRIIDHFESIQRQMGSFETYIDDEIIDIETKTIHNELSNHINVLTCTIDHYNNPHRNYPQIRSNSGSKWQCSGRYKPEMGLGPFKKLFNLNHHSDENQDDENDYYQFAATNNNIDDLYHHSNINENNNVYPTIEQTDYLNQIYDKQNNPTSSIATNSFEIDHNNNVFDDMNYEFQNQTHYDNVVVPSFSDFPYNEQQTQNSSIDHYGIDANQMQFDNLQQHSTTQNYYDYLIPPQEFSGTTTMMMTNNVYDVDGIDFDCFPPLPPPPPPPTITTMAVSYYTE